The Euphorbia lathyris chromosome 2, ddEupLath1.1, whole genome shotgun sequence genome includes a window with the following:
- the LOC136220666 gene encoding uncharacterized protein produces MDSSSGFLLICVLHSLIALTCGALMMFYSNEVSVFGHGIEVATKLKGSTPHDQLLIQTSDSFSGLLLFGIGLLLFMVALIKDRDFQVFFAKGCVVLHVLMAIWRVYFERKLEHLAHDLPRLVVGDVALALSWVFFLVYSWRDKYD; encoded by the coding sequence ATGGATTCATCATCTGGGTTCTTATTGATATGTGTTCTACATTCTTTGATAGCTCTAACATGTGGAGCTCTAATGATGTTTTACAGTAATGAGGTTAGTGTTTTTGGCCATGGAATTGAAGTAGCTACGAAGTTAAAAGGATCAACACCTCATGACCAATTGTTGATTCAAACTTCTGATTCGTTTTCTGGGTTGCTCTTGTTTGGAATTGGTTTGTTGCTGTTTATGGTAGCATTGATTAAGGATAGAGATTTCCAGGTATTCTTTGCTAAAGGATGTGTTGTTCTTCATGTTTTAATGGCAATTTGGAGAGTCTACTTTGAGAGGAAACTTGAACATCTTGCTCATGATTTGCCTAGGCTTGTTGTAGGTGATGTTGCTTTGGCTCTTTCTTGggttttctttcttgtttattcTTGGAGAGACAAGTATGATTGA